The Patescibacteria group bacterium genome segment CTCGCTTCCCTTTCCTAAGGTGGTGGTGAAGACAACAGAAGAAGCGGGAGACGCTTCTTCTGTTGTCTTCAGCGTTTGAAGTTCGCTCTGGAGGGTTTGTATCTGGGAAAGAAGCGCGGCGATCTGTGTCTCAAGGTCGGAGAGCGTGGTGGCGCCGACCACAGCGGGAAGAAAAAAGAAAGTTGCAAGAGTGATGAGAATTTTTTTCGTGTCCATATATGGGATACCTTTTATTATACCAAAATATATGAGAGAAGAGCGTGGATAAAGACCGCGCAAAGAAATACAAGAAAAAACCGCCCCGATATAATCGGGACGGTTGAAATGTACAAAACAAGTATTTACTTACGGAGTAAGCAGAGAACCCACATTCACCTTATGTACCGTCACCTCGGCGCTCGTGTCTTTTTC includes the following:
- a CDS encoding peptidoglycan-binding protein → MDTKKILITLATFFFLPAVVGATTLSDLETQIAALLSQIQTLQSELQTLKTTEEASPASSVVFTTTLGKGSEGSDVTKLQTYLAKDPSLYPEGTISGYYGALTEAAIKRFQQRHNIVSSGTPLTTGYGQVGPATR